In a genomic window of Gossypium arboreum isolate Shixiya-1 chromosome 7, ASM2569848v2, whole genome shotgun sequence:
- the LOC108483759 gene encoding uncharacterized protein LOC108483759 — protein MNHMSLPCQLPGSNTIDLCLKNLSFEKKKKECLYKIVKNKKSSKKFLLLFFHSKFQFQPKERLGKPKKEMAMVTVSNLVSYQKSHEFHVICRRREKGRENQSNYPYKVIEITPPPKSLGVRCFPPNLQCGESVTIEGQTYTISAVTHRYQLRKGKYEPSEKRLDVQSTGRYILNLYLESLLEQS, from the exons ATGAATCACATGTCGTTGCCTTGCCAACTGCCAGGTTCTAACACCATAGACTTGTGTCTGAAAAACCTgtcatttgaaaaaaaaaaaaaagagtgtctatacaaaatagtaaaaaataaaaaatcatcaaaaaaattccTTCTTCTCTTCTTTCATTCAAAGTTTCAATTTCAACCCAAAGAAAGATTAGGAAAACCCAAAAAGGAAATGGCAATGGTGACTGTATCCAATTTAGTTTCATATCAAAAG AGTCATGAATTCCATGTAATTTGCAGAAGGAGAGAAAAAGGAAGAGAAAATCAAAGTAATTACCCCTATAAAGTCATTGAAATTACACCCCCGCCTAAGTCCCTTGGTGTTCGTTGCTTCCCTCCT AATTTGCAGTGTGGGGAGAGTGTGACGATCGAGGGCCAAACATATACGATCTCGGCCGTAACACATCGGTACCAGCTTCGTAAAGGGAAGTATGAACCTAGCGAGAAACGGCTTGATGTTCAATCAACAGGGAGATACATCTTAAACTTATATCTTGAAAGCTTGCTAGAACAGTCTTGA